The sequence GTGTCCAAATGATATTCCCCTGTCTACTACTGCAACCTTCTCTACATCTTTTAATGCCCCTGTTACCTCTTCAAAAGGAAACGGCCGGAACATCCTGATCTTCAGCATCCCTACTTTGCGGCCTTCTTTTCTTAGGCGATCAATTACGGTCCTTGAAGTACTTGTTACTGTGCCAGAAGTCACCAGGACCAATTCCGCTTCTTCACATTGGTACTCTTCAATTATGCCATACCTCCTGTTAAATATGTTATTAAAATCCTCATCCGCTTTTATCGCTACTTCTTTTGCCCTCTTCATCGCCTCTTGAATTTTTTCCCGAAATCCCTGGTAATAATCGGGAGTAGCAAGGCTGCCGAAGGAATGGGGATTCTTCACATCCAGTTTGTATCTGGGTTTATATCCCGGTAAGTACCTGTCTACATCTTCTGTCTCGGGTATCTCTACAGCCTCTGCTGTGTGTGAGAGGAAAAAAGCATCCATGACCAACATTGTTGGTAACAGAACCTCCTCTGATATTTTGAATGCCTGAATGACGGTATCCAGGACCTCTTGATTACTTTCGCAGTAAAACTGCAGCCACCCGGTGTCTCTTTGGGAAAGGGAGTCTGTCTGGTCATTCCAGATATTCCATGGAGGAGCCAGTGCCCTATTTACATTAGCAATCACTATAGGCAGCCTGGCTCCCGATGCCCAGTGCAACATTTCATGCATGAGAGCAAGACCCTGGGATGAGGTTGCTGTAAAAGCCCTTGCCCCTGCT comes from Thermodesulfobacteriota bacterium and encodes:
- the porA gene encoding pyruvate ferredoxin oxidoreductase → MIKVIVGNHAVSYGVMLSRAQVIAAYPITPQTSIVEELSEFCADGHLNAKFIKVESEHSAMACCIGASAAGARAFTATSSQGLALMHEMLHWASGARLPIVIANVNRALAPPWNIWNDQTDSLSQRDTGWLQFYCESNQEVLDTVIQAFKISEEVLLPTMLVMDAFFLSHTAEAVEIPETEDVDRYLPGYKPRYKLDVKNPHSFGSLATPDYYQGFREKIQEAMKRAKEVAIKADEDFNNIFNRRYGIIEEYQCEEAELVLVTSGTVTSTSRTVIDRLRKEGRKVGMLKIRMFRPFPFEEVTGALKDVEKVAVVDRGISFGHGGIFAQEIKSALYSQSSKPFIFSYITGLGGMDVTPQVITNIICDALERNTPPEESIWIRGKL